From the Achromobacter xylosoxidans A8 genome, the window AGCCCGGCGCCGACGCCGGAAGCCGCGCCCGAGCCGGACCAGGCACAAGCACAAGGACAAGACCAATGACCACGCGCGGACGCTTTATCACGCTGGAAGGCGTGGACGGCGCGGGCAAAAGCACGCATACCGTCTGGATCGCCGATTTCCTGCGCGCGCAGGGGCTGGACGTGGTATCCACCCGCGAACCCGGCGGCACGCCCCTGGGCGAGAAGTTGCGCGGCTTGCTGCTGACCGACCCCATGGGGCTGGACACCGAGACGCTGTTGATGTTCGCCGCCCGTTGCGAACACCTGCATCAAGTCATCGAACCGGCGCTGGCGCGCGGCGCGTGGGTGGTCTGCGACCGTTACACCGACGCCACCTACGCCTACCAGGGCGGCGGCCGCGGCCTGGGCGCCTCGCGCGTGGCCGCGCTGGAAGACTGGATGCAGGCCGGCCAGCCCGACCGCACCTGGCTGTTCGACGTGCCGCTGGAAGTCGCGCGCGCCCGGCTGGCCGACGCGCGCGAACCCGACCGCTTCGAGCGCGAGGGGGCGGCTTTCTTCGAACGCACCCGCGAGGCCTACCATGCGCGCGCCGCGACTGATCAGAAGCGCATCCGCATCGTCGATTCGACCCAATCCATCGCCCAGATCCGCGTGGAACTCGAGGCGGGGCTGCTGGAACTTCTAGGGCAGCAGGCATGAACGCGACCCGCGCCGCCAAAGAGGAGGACGCCACGGCGTCCAACGCGCCGCAATTCCTGCCCTGGCAGGCGGAGACGGCGCTCACCTGGCTGGGTAACCGCGACCGCTTCGCCCACGCCTGGCTGATTCACGGACTGGCCGGCATCGGCAAGCTGGACTTCGCGGTCGCCGCGGCAGCCAGCCTGCTGTGCGAGACCCCGGACAACGGCCTGGCCTGCGGCCATTGCGCCGCCTGTGCCTGGTTCGCCAGCGGCAACCATCCCGACCTGCGCCGCATCCGGCCCGAAGCCGTGGCCGTGGAGGAGGGGGCGGACGCCGCCGAACCGTCGGAAGACGCCGAGCCGGCCACGGGCACGGCCAAGCGCGCGCCGTCCAAGGAAATCCGCATAGACCAGATCCGCTCGCTGGAATCCTGGTTCAACACCGCCACGCACCGCGGCGGCTGGCGCGTGGCGTTGCTGTATCCGGCCCATGCGCTGAACGTGGTCTCGTCCAACGCCTTGCTCAAGGTGCTGGAAGAACCGCCGCCACACACGGTCTTCTTGTTGGTCGCGGACGCGCCGGACCGCCTGCTGCCCACCCTGGTGTCGCGTTGCCGCCGCCTGCCGCTGCCGGCGCCGGATTCCGACACCGCGCTGCAATGGCTGCGCGAACAGAGCGTGGAGCCGGCTCGCGAATGGCTGGCCGCCGCGGGCGGCGCGCCGCTGGCGGCGCTGCGGCTGGCGCAGTCGGGCGAAGCCGCTTGTCCGCCCTGGCTGACCCAACTGGTCGGACCGCTGTCCCAGGGGCAGTCGCCCGACGTGGGCACCTTGGCCGAGGCTCTGGAAAAGGTGGCGGCCACTGAGTGGATCGACGCCTTGCAGCGCCTGTACACCGACCTGATGCTGGCCAGCGCGGGCGCGCCCGCGCGCTATTTCCCGGCCCTGGGCGGCGCGGTCGCGAAGGTCGCCGCGCGCATGAACCCGGCCAAGGTGGCCGAAGCCGCGCGCTGGCTGACGCGCCAGCGCGCGCTGGCCACCCATCCCCTGAACGCCAAGCTCTTCGCCCACGCGACCTTGCAGCGCGTGGTGCTATCCTGCCTGGCGTAAGCCCTTGATCCGGCGGCGCTTCATCCGGCAACGGGTGCAGCGCCGCGGCACTTGTATCCAGACTCATCATGTACGTCGATTCCCACTGCCATTTGAACTTTCCGGAACTGGCCGCCGATCTGCCGGCCATTCTTGACCGGATGGCCGCCAACCAGGTCACCCACGCGCTGGTCGTCAGCGTCAACATGCCGGAATGGCCCGGCCTGATGTCCCTGGTCGAGCCGCAGGCCAATCTGTGGGCCTCGGTCGGCGTGCACCCCGATTACGAAGACACGCCCGACCCCACGCCCGAAGAGCTGGCGCGCCTGTCCGAGCATCCCAAGGTCGTGGCGATCGGCGAGACCGGGCTGGACTATTACCGCCTGTCCGAACCGCTGGACTGGCAGCGCGAGCGCTTTCGCCGCCACATCCGCGCCGCGCGCGACACGGGCCTGCCCCTGATCGTGCACACGCGCTCGTCCGCCGAGGACACCGTGCGCATGCTGCGCGAAGAGCGGGCGGCCGAGGTCGGCGGCGTGATGCATTGCTTTACCGAAAGCTGGGAAGTGGCACAGGCCGCGCTGGACCAGAACTTCTATATTTCGCTGTCCGGCATCGTGACCTTCAAGAATGCCCAGGTCGTGCATGAAGTGGCCGCCAAGGTACCGCTGGATCGTCTGTTGATCGAGACCGACTCGCCGTATCTGGCGCCGGTGCCGTATCGTGGCAAGCTGAACGACCCGTCCAAGGTGATCCACGTCGCGGAAAAGATTGCGGATCTCAGGGGCATACCGGTGGCCGATGTGGCCAAGGCATCTACGGATAATTTCTTCCGTCTTTTCAATAAGATAAAGAAATAATCTGATCTAATTTATTTAAAGTAATTTATAGGAAAACAATGGCCGCCCGCAACGCTTCCTTCCAGAACACCCTATTGTCGTGTTGCCGTGGAGCGCTGCTGGCGCTGGCCATCGGTGTGGCGGTTCCGGCCGCGGCGCAGGCGGCCAACCCCGGCGATTGGTGGGTCTATGTCGCCAACGACTATCCGGATGACATCAAGGAACTGCTGGCGCGCGGCGAAGATCCGAACGTGCGCTACAAGAACGGCCAACCGGCGCTGATGCGCGCGGTGGTCGACGGCGCCTGGAAGGTGTTCGACGTGATTGCCGCCGACAAGCGCACCGACGTCAACGCCGAGAACCCGGCAGGCGAGACGCCGTTGATGTACCTGGCCATTGCCGGCCAGACCGAGCGCGCCAAGAAGCTGATCGCCCGCGGCGCCCAGGTCAACCGCCTGGGCTGGACGCCGCTGCACTACGCGGCGTCGAAGGGGCAGCTGGAAATGGCGCGCCTGCTGCTGGCGCACCAGGCCATGGTCAACGCGCCCGCGCCCAATGGCGAAACGCCGCTGATGATGGCCGCGCTTTCCGGCCGCAAACCCATGGTGGACCTGCTGCTGAAGGCCGGGGCTGACGTCGGCTCGCGCGATACCAAGGGCCAGACCCCGGCCGATTGGGCCAGGACGGGCAAGTCCACGGCGGTGGCGGCCGAATTGGACAAGCTGATTGCGCAGCAGGAGGAGTCCCGCCGCAAGCTGCGCGCGTCGCGTCCAGCCGAGGAAGGCGTTGAGGCGGGAGCAGGGGCGGGCGCCGCAGCAACGGTGCCGGTGGCTCCGGACCAGGGCGCGCCAGCGGCACAGGCTCCGGTCGCCGAAAAGAAAGCCCCGGCCGCGTCGTCCGCGGTCCAGGGCGTTTCGGGCGTGAAGCTCAACAACTACGACGAGCCCGCCGCGCCCTGAGGCGCGGGCTTGCCCGAGGCCGGCCCGCAAGGGGCCGGCCCGATTCAGATCACGTAGTTCTTGTAGCGCTCGATGTAGTCGCGGGCGCTGCCGTTCAATTCGCGCACGCAGCGCTCGGCCTCGTCGGCGTCGCCGCGGACCATTGCGTCCAGCAGGGCGCGGTACTGCTTGATCCCCATCTCTGAACGGCCCGGCAACAGGGCCACGCGGCGCATCGACACGCGGGTGCGGTCGTAGATGCGCTCGATCATGTCGCTGAGTACCGGATTGCGCGCCAGTTCCTTGATATGGTTGCGGAACTGCTCGATCGTGGCCACGTGGGCCTCGATGTCGCCGCTCTTCAGGCTGTGCTCGAAGGGCTCTCCCAGCAGGGCCTGCATCGCTGCCCAATCGTCGGGCGTGGCATTGGCGATGGCCAGGCGCACGGCCAGGCCGTCCAGCGCCTCGCGCACCTGGTACAGCCGATAGGTCGTTTCCATGTCCACCAGGGCCACGACGGCGCCCTTGTTGGGCACCCGTTCCACCAGCGCGCGGTCTTCCAGCGTCGCCAGCACTTCGCGCGCCTTGGCGCGGGGGATGTCGTAGGCCTGCGCCAGGTCTTCCTCCGGCACGCGGGTGCCGGGCAGCAAGGCCTGCGACGCAATGCGTTCCCGCATATCCAGTATGACTTCGTGGGTGGAAGCCGCCTTGCGTGTTTCCTTGGCGGCGGCGTCAGCTGAGGCAGTCGCGCGTTTATTGGGCATGTAGGCACCTGGGTTGAATGGCGGGAAGCATAGCATTTTTTTGAACTCAAGATTGTGCACAATTTAGAGTGCGTAGTTGTAAATCAGCATTGACACAATAAAACGCACAAGAATATAGTGGCTGCACTTCGTCGCCGTACCTACGCATCCAAGGAGCCCAGGGCAATGAAAGACGCCGCGCAGTCCCCTCAACTTCCCGGTCCGCAGTGCCAGGCATACCTGGCCCGGCGCAACGCCGCCGTCGCCTTGGGCGTGGCCAATGGCCCCCCGGTATTCGCGGCCGCTGCCCGCGGCGCCACGCTGACCGACCTGGACGGACATGCCTACATTGACTTCGCCGGCGGCATCGGCACCCTGAACGTCGGCCATGCGCATCCCGAGGTGGTGGCCGCCGTCCAGGCGCAGGCCGCGCGTTATCTGCACACCTGCTTCAACATCGTCATGTATCCGGAATACATCGAGCTGGCCGAAGCGCTGGTCGATCTGGTGCCCGGATCCTGGCCCAAGAAGGCCATGCTGCAGACCACCGGCGCCGAGGCCGTGGAAAACGCCATCAAGGTGGCGCGCCGCGCCACCGGTAGGCAGGCGGTGGTGGCGTTCGAGAACGCCTTCCACGGCCGCACCTACATGGCGCTGTCGCTGACCGCCAAGGCGCCCGCGTACAAGACTGGCTTTGGCCCCTTCGCCTCCGAGGTCTACCGCGCGCCGTTTCCGGTGCGCTACCGCTCCGGGCTTACCGAAGCCGAATGTGCCGAGGCGGCCTTCAGTGAATTCCGCCGCCTGGTCGAAACCGAGATCAACGCGGAGCAGGTCGCCGCGGTGATCATCGAGCCGGTGCAGGGCGAGGGCGGCTTCCATGCCGCGCCGCCCGCCTTTCTGCAGGCGCTGCGCGCCTACTGCACCGAACACGGCATCGTGCTGATCGCCGACGAGATCCAGTCGGGCTTCTGCCGCACCGGGGAATGGTTCGCCACCCAGCATGCCGGCATCGAGGCCGACCTCTACACCCTGGCCAAGTCCATGGGCGGCGGCCTGCCGATAGCGGCGCTGGTGGGGCGCGCCGACCTGATGGACGCGCCCGCCGTGGGCGGCCTGGGCGGCACCTATGGCGGCAACCCGCTGGCCTGCGCCGCGGCGCTTGCCACCATCGCGGTGATGCGGCGCGAAGACTACGCGGCGCGCGCCCGCGGCCTTGGCGCCAGCGTGCGCGAACGCTTTACTGCCTGGGCCGGACAGTACGGCATCGTCGGCGACGTGCGCGGCCTCGGCGCGATGGTGGCCTTTGAAGTCGTGCGCGGCAACGGCGACGACAGTCCCGCCGGCGATCTGGCGGCCCACATCGTGCAGGCCGCCTACCAGGGCGGACTGGTGCTGGTGAAGGCGGGCTTTTACGGCAACGTGATCCGCTTCCTGGCGCCGCTCTCCATTACCGACGAGGAACTGGCCCGCGGCCTGGACATCCTTGGACGCGCGGTGGCGGACGCCCAGCGCATCGCCGACGCCCGCACGTCGCAAACGGCTTGAGGAGCGCACCATGCATACGCTGTTGAAACTGAAGAACGCGCGCAAGGTCGTCAGCCAGCTGGGGGCGGCGAAACCGGGCATGGAAGTGCTGGTGCTGTATGACCTGCACACCCACCACAACATCGAGCCCCTGGCGATCGCGGTGGACGAGGCGGGCGCCGGCCTGCACCTGCTGCAGATCGCGGGTTCCGCGCGCCACGGCCGGCAGTTGTCGCCGGTGGTGGCCCAGGCCATGCAGGGGGCCGACCTGGTCATCGCCCTGACGCGGGCCAACGCCGCGCATACCGATGCGCGCCAGCAGGCCACGCGCGCCGGGGTCGGCGTGATCGTACTGCCCGAATCCCATCTGCCCGATTTCTTCCTGGCCGAAGGCTGGGACTGCGACTTCGACGCGCTGCGTCCGCAGATCCAGGGCCTGGC encodes:
- a CDS encoding TatD family hydrolase; protein product: MYVDSHCHLNFPELAADLPAILDRMAANQVTHALVVSVNMPEWPGLMSLVEPQANLWASVGVHPDYEDTPDPTPEELARLSEHPKVVAIGETGLDYYRLSEPLDWQRERFRRHIRAARDTGLPLIVHTRSSAEDTVRMLREERAAEVGGVMHCFTESWEVAQAALDQNFYISLSGIVTFKNAQVVHEVAAKVPLDRLLIETDSPYLAPVPYRGKLNDPSKVIHVAEKIADLRGIPVADVAKASTDNFFRLFNKIKK
- the gabT gene encoding 4-aminobutyrate--2-oxoglutarate transaminase; the protein is MKDAAQSPQLPGPQCQAYLARRNAAVALGVANGPPVFAAAARGATLTDLDGHAYIDFAGGIGTLNVGHAHPEVVAAVQAQAARYLHTCFNIVMYPEYIELAEALVDLVPGSWPKKAMLQTTGAEAVENAIKVARRATGRQAVVAFENAFHGRTYMALSLTAKAPAYKTGFGPFASEVYRAPFPVRYRSGLTEAECAEAAFSEFRRLVETEINAEQVAAVIIEPVQGEGGFHAAPPAFLQALRAYCTEHGIVLIADEIQSGFCRTGEWFATQHAGIEADLYTLAKSMGGGLPIAALVGRADLMDAPAVGGLGGTYGGNPLACAAALATIAVMRREDYAARARGLGASVRERFTAWAGQYGIVGDVRGLGAMVAFEVVRGNGDDSPAGDLAAHIVQAAYQGGLVLVKAGFYGNVIRFLAPLSITDEELARGLDILGRAVADAQRIADARTSQTA
- the tmk gene encoding dTMP kinase; amino-acid sequence: MTTRGRFITLEGVDGAGKSTHTVWIADFLRAQGLDVVSTREPGGTPLGEKLRGLLLTDPMGLDTETLLMFAARCEHLHQVIEPALARGAWVVCDRYTDATYAYQGGGRGLGASRVAALEDWMQAGQPDRTWLFDVPLEVARARLADAREPDRFEREGAAFFERTREAYHARAATDQKRIRIVDSTQSIAQIRVELEAGLLELLGQQA
- a CDS encoding ankyrin repeat domain-containing protein: MAARNASFQNTLLSCCRGALLALAIGVAVPAAAQAANPGDWWVYVANDYPDDIKELLARGEDPNVRYKNGQPALMRAVVDGAWKVFDVIAADKRTDVNAENPAGETPLMYLAIAGQTERAKKLIARGAQVNRLGWTPLHYAASKGQLEMARLLLAHQAMVNAPAPNGETPLMMAALSGRKPMVDLLLKAGADVGSRDTKGQTPADWARTGKSTAVAAELDKLIAQQEESRRKLRASRPAEEGVEAGAGAGAAATVPVAPDQGAPAAQAPVAEKKAPAASSAVQGVSGVKLNNYDEPAAP
- a CDS encoding GntR family transcriptional regulator, with product MPNKRATASADAAAKETRKAASTHEVILDMRERIASQALLPGTRVPEEDLAQAYDIPRAKAREVLATLEDRALVERVPNKGAVVALVDMETTYRLYQVREALDGLAVRLAIANATPDDWAAMQALLGEPFEHSLKSGDIEAHVATIEQFRNHIKELARNPVLSDMIERIYDRTRVSMRRVALLPGRSEMGIKQYRALLDAMVRGDADEAERCVRELNGSARDYIERYKNYVI
- the holB gene encoding DNA polymerase III subunit delta': MNATRAAKEEDATASNAPQFLPWQAETALTWLGNRDRFAHAWLIHGLAGIGKLDFAVAAAASLLCETPDNGLACGHCAACAWFASGNHPDLRRIRPEAVAVEEGADAAEPSEDAEPATGTAKRAPSKEIRIDQIRSLESWFNTATHRGGWRVALLYPAHALNVVSSNALLKVLEEPPPHTVFLLVADAPDRLLPTLVSRCRRLPLPAPDSDTALQWLREQSVEPAREWLAAAGGAPLAALRLAQSGEAACPPWLTQLVGPLSQGQSPDVGTLAEALEKVAATEWIDALQRLYTDLMLASAGAPARYFPALGGAVAKVAARMNPAKVAEAARWLTRQRALATHPLNAKLFAHATLQRVVLSCLA